In Apium graveolens cultivar Ventura chromosome 10, ASM990537v1, whole genome shotgun sequence, the following are encoded in one genomic region:
- the LOC141690436 gene encoding uncharacterized protein LOC141690436, protein MFKITSQLKLCGENITDKDMLEKTYSTFHANNMLLQQQYRERGFTKYSELISVLLLAEQNNELLLKNHQARPTGSTPFPEVNAVTNNEYRDNKSFGRGRGHGYGRGRGRARGHGFWRGRGRNQKNRPHFKRKPYYQKQKTNEEKPEGSTMVKKGESTCSRCGMKGHWRSTCRTSKHFADLYQASLKNVETNFTEQNDPLGIAHLEAHLGSDGQVDPSAFTHMEVGDFFEDVDVNMPKFGGDEPKNN, encoded by the coding sequence ATGTTCAAAATTACATCTCAATTGAAATTATGTGGCGAGAATATCACCGATAAAGATATGTTGGAGAAAACATATTCCACTTTCCATGCCAATAATATGCTCTTGCAACAACAATATCGTGAACGTGGATTCACGAAATATTCTGAGCTTATTTCTGTGTTGCTTCTTGCTGAACAAAATAATGAACTTTTGCTGAAAAATCATCAAGCACGTCCCACTGGCTCAACACCATTCCCTGAAGTGAATGCGGTGACTAATAATGAATATAGAGATAATAAATCATTTGGACGTGGACGTGGGCATGGATATGGACGTGGACGTGGGCGTGCCCGTGGTCATGGATTTTGGCGCGGTCGAGGCCGAAATCAAAAAAATCGCCCCCACTTTAAAAGGAAGCCTTACTATCAAAAACAAAAAACAAATGAGGAGAAACCCGAGGGAAGTACGATGGTTAAAAAGGGTGAAAGTACTTGTAGCCGTTGTGGAATGAAAGGTCATTGGAGAAGTACATGTCGTACCTCCAAGCACTTTGCTGACCTATATCAAGCATCTTTGAAAAATGTTGAAACTAATTTCACCGAACAGAATGATCCTTTGGGGATTGCTCATCTTGAAGCACATCTTGGAAGTGATGGCCAAGTTGATCCTTCGGCCTTTACTCACATGGAAGTTGGTGATTTCTTTGAAGATGTCGATGTGAATATGCCTAAATTTGGTGGTGATGAGCCTAAGAATAATTAA